The genome window TATGAGAAAGAATTACAGGACGTCCAGAACATGCCCATGGCATTTTTTCACTCATGTTCGCCATTTCTGTGGAATAATTACTGCAGAGCTTGTAGAAATCAAGTGATCTGCAGTGTACAGAGTTCTAGAAGGATTTCTTCCAGGGTGAGCAGAGGATCTTGTGGAAAGCCCTTCTGAAGTCCTGATTAAAGATGGTGTAGATGACAGGGTTGAGCGAACTGTTGCAGTAACCAATCCAGAAGAAGAACTTGAAGAGGAGGTCAGGAATGTGGCATGCTTGGCGGCACACACCATACAAGCTGTAGCTAAAGAAAAAAGGGAACCAGCAGAGCACAAAGACACCCATCACTACAGCCAACACAAAGGTGAAGCGCTTTTCACGCACCTGGGAtgccctcctcctccttatgCTGCAGCCACCGCTGTTCTTCCTTCGTCCGCTCGACATCCTCCGAGATGAGAACAAATCCCGGGTCTTGCTGCTGGCACGGGATGCCCTCCTGCTGGTCTCTGATGCCAGTGATACCAATGATGACCCACGTTTTGAGCCCTCACCCTGGCTTCTGCTTGGCGTTGTATCTTTTTCCTTCCAGCTTTTGGCCTCCAAAGTTGAGGTGGGTTCTGGCTCTGCCTGGACTGAGGGTCGTGGCTCagcatttttgccaggggttccTGGACAGtgcccgctctctctctcgccattCATCTTCACTACTGATGTAGCAATGCTGACGCCATTCTCAGTGTCCAGACTTGACTTTTTCTCCGAAGCGGTCCTTGTTCTCGTCTTGGCCACCCTGTAAATGCGCACATAGACAAGGATCATGATGATGCATGGCACGAAGAAGGATGCAGAGCTGGAGGCTAAAATGTACCACGTGTCATCATTGAGCTGGCACTGCGGGAACTGCCCTGTGCCCTCCGCCAACCCATCATCCATCATGGAGAGGAGCGGTGGTGAGGATATGAGTGCAGAGATGAGCCACACAGCCAGTATGGCAGCCTTGATGCGGCGAGGTGTGCGCTTCAGGTTGTATTGGACGGCACTTGTGACTGACCAATAGCGGTCCAGGCTGATGGCACAGAGGTGCCCGATGGAGGCGGTGCAGAAGAGCACGTCTAGCGCAAGGTATGCACCGCACCACGCACGCCCAAAGTTCCAGTATCCCATCAACTCGTTGGCAAGAGAGAACGGCATGACGAGCGCCGCCACCAGGATGTCCGCTGCGGCCAGAGACACCAGGAACAGATTCTGCGGCGCACGAAGCGCACGGCTGGTTAACACTGCGAGCATCACCAGCGCATTTCCCACCACCGTGAACACGATGAGGAAGGCGACGAGCGCCGCAAGTCCCGCCGCTTCCGTCCGTGAGTAGCGCGTTCCCGACTCCCACGAGGAGTTTGCGGACGAGGACGCGTAGGAGACCTCTGGCGCCTCCATGACGCTGCGCGCAGATTTGTATTATTCCTTTATCCTATTTACGTCCACACGTATAGTCCGTATAGTTTAATCCGTATAGTTTAATATCCGTGCGCAACGGTTCATCTTTAAAACAACGCATGGTTAAAAACCTCAAACACAGGTCCCAGCAACATCACAGTAAGTTTAAACTGTGCCAAATCCCACATCAAGAAAATGAGAAATCCACCATAAATACACTGAAGTCTTGTTCCATGGAGCCTCCTTGTGAAActccctcctgctctctccTCAGCTCTCTGTTCCATCTCCAAAGCAGCTCTGAGCGCAAATCCAGGGTTGCCAGAGTGGAGGGATCAACGGCTCCTTCCCTACTGATTTTCACGTGTTAAGCCTCATCCGAATTCAATAAAACTGATATTGATCACACTCCTTCCCTACTGATTTTCACGTGTTAAGCCTCATCCGAATTCAATACAAACCAACTCAAGCTGAGTTTtattataaattgcatttataTCATAAATTATATCATAACTATGTCATATTTACCAGTTACCACACTGTACCCAAAATGGCTTGCCTTTATTTACTACATTTAACAGCCACTCACTCACTTTATCATGCAacgaaaaacacatttctgtttgTTCAGCCAACCCATTTGAGAAGAACAAAATCCCCCCTTTTAATATGTAACATTCCAGCTGATTTTTCACAGTTTAAATGGATATGGAATAATTAATGaatctttattaatcacatatactttagagcacagtgaaattcttttcttcgtataccccagcatgttaggaagttggggtcagagcgcagggtcagccataataCAGCGCcgggttgagggccttgctcaagggcccaacagtggcttcttggcagtgctggggcttgaactctgaccttccgatcagtaacccagagccttaactgccaagccaccactgcccttaaATATTGGCCTGCAACTTATCATAAATATTGGCCTAATAAATATTGGCCTGCAACCTATCATCCCAAATTGTCCCAGTCATGTTCTTATGCACCTTTCATTGAAAGTAGGACACACTGATAGAtgtattcttaaaaaaaaaaaaaggttggaaTGAGAAACACAGGACAAGTAGGACTCGTCATATCTTAAATGGAACCCCGACTGTGAAGACTTGTGTGGCTTATTAAGTTAACACTGACATCCACTATATAAATCTGCTATACAAAACACTCTAGATGtcagcttttaaaaaaagaaaatccttGCGCTTGTAGGCCGCCATTGCTGTTTACATAGCAATGTATTCTGGGTAGTGACGTCAAATGGTTGCGATGGTCTTGATTCTCCAGCGACCCTACAGCGATATAAACATGTCTTCGGTCTTTTCAGTTTGAACCCGAGCATAACATAAGTGTGGAGGTTAATATAGAAGACATTACTcaaaatgtacatcaaaatGAAGACGATCAGAGAGGTGAGGAGGCAAGAGTGGGGCAAACTCGATGGTGTCTGTGCAGCAACTGCATGTCTATGCCAACCGAGAGCGTTTGTTGTTCAAGGTATGGATATGGATTAAACTATTATTTTATGAAGAAACATATTCTAATATCAGTAATTTTAGAGATGATCAGCATGCTGTCGCCATGTTATGAGAAAATCTATGTTATCTAAACATCTTCTCTGTGTACGAAGGTACTCATATCTTTGGAAAtttaagattcttgtgattcgattcaaataaaaactgttttgAGGATActatcacaacagcagctacattcaatgtctctgtcagaccaccgatATACAAACAAAGACTTACATAATGGCGGCAACTCACTTCATCTGAAGCCTCATAGTAATCCACTGATCCATAAGATCCTCacaaaaacagtcttgttacactggcaaaaaaatccaattatgtaaaaatatttagtccacctttcaaaagagaccaaaaccatgcatgcactgcaaatggttcaagaacagctttaattttactttgggtgTGCCGTGTTTAGGtgttttaggctaattttatgttatgaaCTTGACGTTATGAGAATATACTGAAAAAACAAGATGCTTAcaggtttgattatatttacagatatcccctGTATTATAGCacacaagaactagaaaatGACAGACACAAGCAGCACAGTGTGGGATTATTTTCCTGCTGCAGGAGCTAGTAGCTAATTCTATTGAGTGCTCAAGTGCAACCATTTTCCGTCATCAACTCTTGGCAGCCTCCATAGGTTAAAATATGTATGAAATATtagggatttttaaaataatgtacatATTTCATGTGATTCTAACAATGTATTTTAGTAGTAGGAGATGGCATCTATTGCAATTTAAggcctacaagtcttcatagtcgggGTTCCTTGTAAAGGACACTTTCACCTATGAAAATGGtttaacatattttttattcctCAACATACATATTGCTAAATGTGAAGGTTTCTTTATTATTAAGGATGGAAGTTTTGGCAACTATAATTTAGGATGTGTCTATTTATAACACATGTTCACGGGGGTACAGATCATTTGGAAAGGTTGtgcaacctggcaaccctgctgtTAATGATAGCAAGAGTGAAACACTTGAAAAAGGTACTCTGAACTGGATGTGCCCCATTGTTATGTTAAATATCCATCTGAtgcacttttttaaatataaattaaggATAGACCACTCTATGTGTCTGAGAGGCTGTGGATAAGTAGATCCTTTTGATGGAAGCCTGGGATTTTTGGTTACTACAGTAAAAGTTTTATTAATTGTTCGCACTTTTGATGGGTGTGGATCAGTGCAcacttctgtttttttaaacttcagatgagaatgtgtgtgagatttagatcttcaaacaaaacacaacatacacataatatagtttttatttataattttttttttattattgaagcaaaaaaagttatccaacacctatctcCCATGTGATTgaccccttaaacttaaaatctggttgtgccacctttagcatcaataactgcaaacaaatgcttctgataactggagatcagtctttcacttacttctaggactaggacttactcctatgccttggatcattgtcttgctgcatgtcaccctgtcttccaaacagttccactttcgactcatcagtccacagaacattctctcaaaaggtttgaggatcatcaaggtgtgttttggcacaaaacacattcagatgagccttaatgttcttctgggttagcagtggttttcacctcgccacccttccatggatgccatttttcccAGCATcattctgatagtggagtcatgaacagtgacatttattgatgcaagagaggcctgtaggtcctttgatgttgtccatGGGTCTTTCATCCATATCTAACATCCATCTGGATgatatttcaatcaccttcttcctcatagtttctggaatttcttttgactttgccatagtgtgttattaggtaagaccttttaaccaacttcatgctgttgaaaaagttctatttaagtgttgatgtgattgaacagggtttacagtaatcaggcctggttgcgtctaatccagctgaaccccattatgaatgcagtttcatagatttggggaattagtaactacggggcaaatacattttcacaaaggTCCAGTTGgtactgaatatttttttacttcaataaataacattatcatttaaaatgtattttgtgtttactcaggtagccatttgtttttattttagatttagttttaatttctgaaacaatttagaatgagatctacacaaaaacagaagaaatcagcatcgggaaaatacttttccacagcactgtttaTCCCAGACCTATGCTGAAGACACCGACCAGTTAGTCAATGAAGAGGTTGAAAATAtcaccggtgtgtgtgtgtgtgtgtgtgtgtgtgtgtgtgtgtgtgtgtgtgtgtgtgtgtgtgtgtgtgttttaaaccccGTAAAGTAGACATGACAAGAAGAGAGCACTGACCTTTTGGGAATTTAAATAACCCCCTTAAAATCCTCCATAGAATCACACTGAGCACCAAGACCTTGAAATTTTAATATGCTCTCTGATGTCTTGCAGAAATCACAGCAATAACTTTGAGGTATTGATGTGGAACTCGACAAAGGTAATTAGGAAAACAAAAACCAGCCTTCAAAACAAGAAAGCAAACAAGCAGGCAGCAGTGCCTGTGGGAAACCTATTGAGTTATTGCTACATAATGCTGTTACAGAAGTTTTCACAAAACACAACCAAGCCTAAACTGTATTTACAGAGTTTTTGGAAACTACAACAATACATAATTTTTGCCTCCTGGACACAGGCAGGCAAGGTGGCTGAGGCCATATTATACTCTGAAACATAACAGGCAGGCCAGGATAAGAACTAATAAAATCCAATACATGACTAGGACAAGGAAAGTAAGACAACTAGTGAggaactacaaccccaattccaaaataattgggatgctgtgtaaaatgtaaataaaatcagaatgcAATGACTTGCAATctcatatgttattcacagtagaacatggAAACCATATCAAATgcttaaactgaggaaatacaCCGTTTTAAGAACAAAAtaatgtcattttgaatttgatggcaacAATGGGTCttgaaaagttgggacagggcaaggaaaggctggaaaagtaagtattACTAAAAATAACAgatggaggaacattttgcaagtAATTAGTTTAATTggtaacaggtcagtaacatgattgggtataaaaagagtatctcagagaggcagagtctctcagaagtaaagaggttcaccaatctgccaaaAAACGTGTCTACTATTTggggaacaatttcagaataatgttcctcaatgtaaaattgcaaagCCTTTGAATATCTCattatctacagtacataatatcatcaaaagtttctgagaatctggagaaatatCTGGGGACAAGGTGAAAATTATTATTGCATGCCCGtaatcttcgggccctcagacagcactgcattaaaaacaggcataattctgtaatggaaatcactgcatggactcagaaacacctccagaactcattgtctatGAAtacagttcgccgtgccatccacaaatgctggttaaaactctatcatgcaaagaagaagccttgtgaacatgatccagaaatgccgacatcttctctgggccaaagctcatttaaaatggactgaagcaaagtggaaaactgttctgtggtcagacgaatcaaaatttttaattgttttttggaaaccatgtactctgcgtcctctaaactaaaaaGGAGAGGGACAGTCCGGTattttatcagtgctcagttcaaaagcttGCATCTCTGATTGTattggggtgcattagtgcctacgtctggaaaggcaccatcactGCTGAAAGGTATGCACagattttagagcaacatatgcttccatccatccatctttttcaGGGAAGgccttgcatatttcagcaagACAATGCTAAACCACATACTACATCTATTGCAACAGCATAGCTTTATAGTAGAAGAGTCCGGGTGCTGAACTGGCCTGCCTACCATCCAGACCTTTCAccatttgaaaacatttggtgCATCATGAAACAAAAAATACGACAAAGAAGACCCAGGACTGTTAAGGAGCTAGGATCCTGTATCAGACACGAATGGGACAACATTCCTCTCCCAAAACTCCAGCAAGAGACC of Ictalurus punctatus breed USDA103 chromosome 29, Coco_2.0, whole genome shotgun sequence contains these proteins:
- the LOC108260662 gene encoding alpha-2C adrenergic receptor; translated protein: MEAPEVSYASSSANSSWESGTRYSRTEAAGLAALVAFLIVFTVVGNALVMLAVLTSRALRAPQNLFLVSLAAADILVAALVMPFSLANELMGYWNFGRAWCGAYLALDVLFCTASIGHLCAISLDRYWSVTSAVQYNLKRTPRRIKAAILAVWLISALISSPPLLSMMDDGLAEGTGQFPQCQLNDDTWYILASSSASFFVPCIIMILVYVRIYRVAKTRTRTASEKKSSLDTENGVSIATSVVKMNGERESGHCPGTPGKNAEPRPSVQAEPEPTSTLEAKSWKEKDTTPSRSQGEGSKRGSSLVSLASETSRRASRASSKTRDLFSSRRMSSGRRKNSGGCSIRRRRASQVREKRFTFVLAVVMGVFVLCWFPFFFSYSLYGVCRQACHIPDLLFKFFFWIGYCNSSLNPVIYTIFNQDFRRAFHKILCSPWKKSF